A part of Gallus gallus isolate bGalGal1 chromosome 30, bGalGal1.mat.broiler.GRCg7b, whole genome shotgun sequence genomic DNA contains:
- the PNPLA6 gene encoding patatin-like phospholipase domain-containing protein 6 isoform X8, whose product MHPIGFLHGRNPSADMGQSALEPQEEAEDASLMATLSELFAEEQLSTSTVLWAMLSVSLLTVLFAIGIVLLVRRLRLKKVPAQETPKYRFRKRDKMLFYGRKIMRKVSQSTSSLVDTTISSTSRPRMKKKLKMLNIAKKFLRIQKELPTLQLKEPPPSVLEADLTEFDVANSHLPSEVLYMLKNVRVLGHFEKPLFLELCKHMVFQQCQQGDYVFRPGQPDTSIYVLQDGKLELLLTEPDGKETVMKEVFPGDSVHSLLSILDVITGHQRPYRTVCARAAEDSTVLRLPVEAFSAVFEKYPESLVRVVQIIMVRLQRVTFLALHNYLGLTNELFSHEMQPLRLFPQPSHATRTSPVRHGKRGLGAAEEGRERPTELSKVLDSPCPHPTAGRGSQPSVPAVEPLKAGVLDAPAPPLLSRCISMPVDISGIQKGPRSDFDMAYERGRISVSLQEDSTSPLAAFSRSISHEPKERKSVTVEEQPSGIYRYSCEDESAAVDCPFEPYQGRQTSAIFEAAKQELVKLMKVEDPSLLNNRVLLHHAKAGTVIARQGDQDVSLHFVLWGCLHVYQRMIDKAEDVCLFLTQPGEMVGQLAVLTGEPLIFTIKANRDCTFLKISKSDFYEIMREQPSVVLSVAHTVVTRMSPFVRQMDFAIDWMAVEAGRALYRQGDKSDCTYIALNGRLRSVIQKGSGKKELIGEYGRGDLIGVVEALTRQPRATTVHAVRDTELAKLPEGTLNNIKRRYPQVVTRLIHLLSQKILGNLQQLRGPFAGSGLGMASSSEPTNPTSNLSTVAVLPVCDDVPTAAFTLELKHALNAIGPTLLLTSDIIRARLGSSALDSIHEYRLSGWLAQQEDIHRIVLYQTDCTLTPWTVRCIRQADCILIVGLGDQEPALGELEQMLENTAVRALKQLVLLHREDGPSPSRTVEWLNMRSWCSGHLHIKCPRRVFSRRSPAKLREMYEKVFAKSADRHSDFSRLARVLTGNTIALVLGGGGARGCSHIGVIKAMEEAGIPIDMVGGTSIGSFIGALYAEERSAVRTKQRAREWAKCMNSVFATVLDLTYPITSMFSGSAFNASINKVFQDKQIEDLWLPYFNVTTDITASAMRVHTDGSLWRYIRASASYTPYLPPLCDPKDSHCLVDGCYVNNVPGSLWRYVRASMTLSGYLPPLCDPKDGNLLMDGGYINNLPADIARNMGAKTVIAIDVGSQDETDLCNYGDSLSGWWLLWKRLNPWAEKVKVPDMAEIQSRLAYVSCVRQLEVVKSSSYCEYIRPPIDRFKTMDFGKFDEIYDVGYQHGKVVFDGWSRGDIIEKMVKDRRSADFYESKRMDVLTYPSAGFTDLAEIISRIEPAKPYPSDGYADGEHPSHTVGLGAASWPQTPCSLPSAPLEESDYLTEYEDEGPELSRGEEEAFAPTEWPGAGVTEAEDEKTLRHRPSPAQPSSVPPI is encoded by the exons ATGCATCCTATTGG ATTTCTGCATGGGCGAAACCCCTCGGCGGATATGGGGCAGAGCGCGTTGGAGCcgcaggaggaggcagag GACGCGTCCCTGATGGCCACGCTGTCTGAGCTCTTTGCCGAGGAGCAGCTCTCCACCAGCACG GTGCTGTGGGCAATGCTCAGCGTCAGCCTCCTCACCGTTCTCTTTGCAATTGGCATCGTGCTGCTGGTCCGGCGGCTGCGCCTTAAGA AGGTGCCTGCACAGGAGACGCCCAAATACCGCTTCCGAAAAAGGGACAAGATGCTGTTCTACGGGCGCAAGATCATGCGCAAA gTCTCCCAGTCCACCTCCTCGCTGGTGGACACCACCATTTCCAGCACCTCTCGGCCCCGCATGAAGAAGAAACTCAAAATGCTCAACATCGCCAAAAA GTTCCTGCGCATCCAGAAGGAGCTGCCCAcgctgcagctgaaggagccCCCGCCATCGGTGCTGGAAGCTGACCTGACCGAATTCGACGTGGCCAACTCCCACCTCCCCTCCGAGGTGCTCTACATGCTCAAAAACGTCCG GGTGTTGGGACACTTTGAGAAGCCGCTGTTTCTGGAGCTCTGCAAGCACATGGTtttccagcagtgccagcaagGGGATTACGTATTCCGACCCGGGCAGCCCGACACCAGCATCTACGTGCTGCAGGACGGcaagctggagctgctcctcaCCGAGCCG GATGGAAAGGAGACTGTGATGAAAGAGGTGTTTCCTGGAGACAGCGTGCACAGCCTGCTCAGCATCCTCGATGTCATCACG GGCCACCAGCGGCCATACCGTACGGTGTGTGCGCGGGCAGCAGAGGATTCAACGGTTCTCCGTTTGCCAGTTGAAGCCTTTTCAGCTGTCTTTGAGAAGTACCCCGAGAGCCTGGTGCGGGTGGTGCAG ATCATCATGGTGCGCTTGCAGCGCGTCACCTTCCTGGCACTGCACAATTACCTGGGGCTGACGAATGAGCTTTTCAGCCAC GAGATGCAGCCACTGCGGCTCTTCCCGCAGCCCAGCCATGCCACCCGCACCAGCCCTGTCCGCCATGGCAAGCGGGGGCTCGGCGCTGctgaggagggaagggagagacCAACGGAGCTGAGTAAGGTTCTGGACTCCCCCTGCCCCCACCCTACAGCAGGAAGGGGATCACAGCCATCTGTCCCTGCAGTTGAGCCGCTGAAAGCCGGAGTTCTGGATGCCCCTGCACCACCACTGCTGAGCCGCTGCATCTCCATGCCAGTGGATATCTCTG GCATCCAGAAGGGTCCCCGCTCTGACTTTGACATGGCCTACGAGCGCGGACGCATCTCAGTATCGCTGCAGGAGGACAGCACCAGCCCCCTGGCTGCCTTCTCTCGG TCCATCTCACACGAGCCCAAGGAACGTAAGTCGGTGACGGTGGAGGAGCAGCCATCGGGTATCTACAGGTACAGCTGTGAGGACGAGTCGGCCGCGGTGGACTGTCCCTTCGAGCCCTACCAGGGCCGTCAAACCAGCGCCATCTTCGAGGCTGCCAAGCAGGAGTTGGTCAAACTGATGAAGGTGGAG GACCCTTCTCTGCTCAACAACCGTGTCTTGCTTCATCACGCCAAAGCTGGGACGGTTATTGCCCGTCAAGGGGACCAG GACGTGAGCCTCCACTtcgtgctgtggggctgcctaCATGTCTACCAGAGGATGATTGACAAGGCCGAAGATGTCTGCCTCTTCCTGACACAGCCTGGTGAGATGGTGGGGCAGCTGGCCGTGCTCACTGGAGAGCCCCTCATCTTCACCATCAAGGCCAACCGAGACTGTACCTTCCTCAAGATCTCCAAGTCAGACTTCTACGA GATCATGCGGGAGCAGCCCAGCGTGGTGCTGAGCGTCGCCCACACCGTGGTCACCCGCATGTCACCCTTCGTGCGCCAAATGGACTTCGCCATCGATTGGATGGCGGTGGAAGCCGGCCGGGCGCTCTACAG GCAGGGTGACAAGTCAGACTGCACCTACATCGCGCTCAACGGGCGGCTCCGCTCCGTCATCCAGAAGGGCAGTGGCAAAAAGGAGCTCATTGGGGAGTACGGCCGCGGGGACCTGATTGGCGTG GTGGAAGCACTTACCCGGCAACCCCGTGCCACCACGGTGCACGCGGTCCGGGACACGGAGCTGGCCAAGCTTCCCGAAGGCACCTTGAACAACATCAAGCGTCGGTACCCTCAG GTTGTCACCCGTCTCATCCACCTCCTGAGCCAGAAGATCTTGGGAAACCTCCAGCAGCTCCGCGGCCCCTTCGCAG GCTCTGGTTTGGGCATGGCCTCCAGCTCGGAGCCCACCAACCCCACCAGCAACCTGTCAACGGTGGCGGTGCTGCCAGTGTGTGACGACGTGCCCACGGCTGCCTTCACCTTGGAGCTCAAGCACGCGCTGAATGCCATCG GTCCCACGCTGCTCCTCACCAGTGACATCATCCGCGCCCGACTTGGCTCCTCGGCACTGGACAG CATCCATGAGTACCGCCTGTCGGGCTGGCTGGCCCAGCAAGAAGACATCCATCGCATCGTGCTCTACCAAACCGACTGCACTCTGACGCCGTGGACCGTGCGCTGCATCCGGCAGGCGGACTGCATCCTCATTGTTGGGTTGGGTGACCAGGAGCCAGCGCTCGGAGAG CTGGAGCAGATGCTGGAGAACACGGCGGTGCGTGCACTGAAGCAGTTGGTTCTCCTGCACCGTGAGGATGGTCCCAGCCCATCGCGCACCGTTGAGTGGCTCAACATGCGGAGCTGGTGCTCGGGCCACCTGCACATCAAGTGCCCGCGCCGCGTCTTCTCCCGACGCAGCCCCGCCAAGCTG CGAGAGATGTACGAGAAGGTGTTCGCCAAGAGCGCCGATCGGCACAGCGACTTCTCCCGCTTGGCGCGGGTGCTCACCGGCAACACCATCGCCCTCGTTTTGGGTGGCGGCGGAGCCAG gGGCTGCTCCCACATCGGGGTGATCAAGGCGATGGAGGAGGCGGGGATCCCCATCGACATGGTTGGCGGCACCTCCATCGGATCCTTCATCGGCGCGCTGTACGCTGAGGAGCGCAGCGCCGTGCGCACCAAGCAGCGGGCACGCGAGTGGGCCAAG TGCATGAATTCGGTGTTTGCGACCGTCCTGGACCTCACTTACCCCATCACCTCCATGTTTTCGGGCTCAGCCTTCAACGCCAGCATCAACAAAGTTTTCCAGGACAAGCAGATCGAG GACCTTTGGCTTCCTTACTTCAACGTCACAACAGACATCACGGCCTCAGCCATGCGGGTGCACACGGATG GCAGTCTTTGGCGTTACATCCGAGCCAGTGCCTCCTATACCCCCTACCTGCCTCCGCTCTGCGACCCCAAGGACAGCCACTGCCTCGTGGACGGCTGCTATGTTAACAATGTCCCAG GCTCGCTCTGGCGGTACGTGCGAGCCAGCATGACCCTATCTGGGTACCTGCCACCCCTCTGCGACCCCAAGGACGGCAACTTGCTGATGGACGGGGGTTACATCAACAACCTGCCAG CTGACATCGCCCGCAACATGGGTGCCAAGACGGTGATTGCCATCGACGTGGGCAGCCAGGACGAGACGGACCTGTGCAACTACGGGGACAGCCTGTCGGGCTGGTGGCTGCTCTGGAAGCGCCTCAACCCTTGGGCTGAAAAAGTCAAG GTGCCCGACATGGCAGAGATCCAGTCGCGGTTGGCGTATGTGTCGTGCGTGCGGCAGCTGGAGGTGGTGAAGTCCAGCTCGTACTGTGAGTACATCCGACCCCCGATCGACCGCTTCAAGACGATGGATTTCGGCAAGTTCGATGAGATCTAT GATGTGGGCTACCAGCATGGCAAGGTGGTCTTTGATGGCTGGAGTCGGGGTGACATCATTGAGAAGATGGTGAAGGACCGGCGCTCGGCTGACTTCTATGAGAGCAAACGCATGGAC GTGCTCACGTACCCCAGTGCTGGTTTCACAGACCTGGCAGAGATCATCTCCCGCATTGAGCCCGCCAAGCCCTACCCATCGGATGGATACGCGGATGGTGAGCACCCATCCCACacggtggggctgggggctgcatcCTGGCCCCAAACCCCCTGTtccctcccttctgctcccCTAGAGGAGTCTGACTACCTCACCGAGTACGAGGACGAGGGGCCGGAGCTGTCGCGGGGCGAGGAGGAGGCGTTCGCCCCAACCGAGTGGCCTGGAGCCGGCGTGACAGAGGCT GAGGACGAGAAGACCCTGCGGCACCGCCCCAGCCCGGCTCAGCCCTCCTCTGTGCCCCCCATCTGA
- the PNPLA6 gene encoding patatin-like phospholipase domain-containing protein 6 isoform X17 has protein sequence MHPIGFLHGRNPSADMGQSALEPQEEAEDASLMATLSELFAEEQLSTSTVLWAMLSVSLLTVLFAIGIVLLVRRLRLKKVPAQETPKYRFRKRDKMLFYGRKIMRKVSQSTSSLVDTTISSTSRPRMKKKLKMLNIAKKFLRIQKELPTLQLKEPPPSVLEADLTEFDVANSHLPSEVLYMLKNVRVLGHFEKPLFLELCKHMVFQQCQQGDYVFRPGQPDTSIYVLQDGKLELLLTEPDGKETVMKEVFPGDSVHSLLSILDVITGHQRPYRTVCARAAEDSTVLRLPVEAFSAVFEKYPESLVRVVQIIMVRLQRVTFLALHNYLGLTNELFSHEMQPLRLFPQPSHATRTSPVRHGKRGLGAAEEGRERPTELIEPLKAGVLDAPAPPLLSRCISMPVDISGIQKGPRSDFDMAYERGRISVSLQEDSTSPLAAFSRSISHEPKERKSVTVEEQPSGIYRYSCEDESAAVDCPFEPYQGRQTSAIFEAAKQELVKLMKVEDPSLLNNRVLLHHAKAGTVIARQGDQDVSLHFVLWGCLHVYQRMIDKAEDVCLFLTQPGEMVGQLAVLTGEPLIFTIKANRDCTFLKISKSDFYEIMREQPSVVLSVAHTVVTRMSPFVRQMDFAIDWMAVEAGRALYRQGDKSDCTYIALNGRLRSVIQKGSGKKELIGEYGRGDLIGVVEALTRQPRATTVHAVRDTELAKLPEGTLNNIKRRYPQVVTRLIHLLSQKILGNLQQLRGPFAGSGLGMASSSEPTNPTSNLSTVAVLPVCDDVPTAAFTLELKHALNAIGPTLLLTSDIIRARLGSSALDSIHEYRLSGWLAQQEDIHRIVLYQTDCTLTPWTVRCIRQADCILIVGLGDQEPALGELEQMLENTAVRALKQLVLLHREDGPSPSRTVEWLNMRSWCSGHLHIKCPRRVFSRRSPAKLREMYEKVFAKSADRHSDFSRLARVLTGNTIALVLGGGGARGCSHIGVIKAMEEAGIPIDMVGGTSIGSFIGALYAEERSAVRTKQRAREWAKCMNSVFATVLDLTYPITSMFSGSAFNASINKVFQDKQIEDLWLPYFNVTTDITASAMRVHTDGSLWRYVRASMTLSGYLPPLCDPKDGNLLMDGGYINNLPADIARNMGAKTVIAIDVGSQDETDLCNYGDSLSGWWLLWKRLNPWAEKVKVPDMAEIQSRLAYVSCVRQLEVVKSSSYCEYIRPPIDRFKTMDFGKFDEIYDVGYQHGKVVFDGWSRGDIIEKMVKDRRSADFYESKRMDVLTYPSAGFTDLAEIISRIEPAKPYPSDGYADEESDYLTEYEDEGPELSRGEEEAFAPTEWPGAGVTEAEDEKTLRHRPSPAQPSSVPPI, from the exons ATGCATCCTATTGG ATTTCTGCATGGGCGAAACCCCTCGGCGGATATGGGGCAGAGCGCGTTGGAGCcgcaggaggaggcagag GACGCGTCCCTGATGGCCACGCTGTCTGAGCTCTTTGCCGAGGAGCAGCTCTCCACCAGCACG GTGCTGTGGGCAATGCTCAGCGTCAGCCTCCTCACCGTTCTCTTTGCAATTGGCATCGTGCTGCTGGTCCGGCGGCTGCGCCTTAAGA AGGTGCCTGCACAGGAGACGCCCAAATACCGCTTCCGAAAAAGGGACAAGATGCTGTTCTACGGGCGCAAGATCATGCGCAAA gTCTCCCAGTCCACCTCCTCGCTGGTGGACACCACCATTTCCAGCACCTCTCGGCCCCGCATGAAGAAGAAACTCAAAATGCTCAACATCGCCAAAAA GTTCCTGCGCATCCAGAAGGAGCTGCCCAcgctgcagctgaaggagccCCCGCCATCGGTGCTGGAAGCTGACCTGACCGAATTCGACGTGGCCAACTCCCACCTCCCCTCCGAGGTGCTCTACATGCTCAAAAACGTCCG GGTGTTGGGACACTTTGAGAAGCCGCTGTTTCTGGAGCTCTGCAAGCACATGGTtttccagcagtgccagcaagGGGATTACGTATTCCGACCCGGGCAGCCCGACACCAGCATCTACGTGCTGCAGGACGGcaagctggagctgctcctcaCCGAGCCG GATGGAAAGGAGACTGTGATGAAAGAGGTGTTTCCTGGAGACAGCGTGCACAGCCTGCTCAGCATCCTCGATGTCATCACG GGCCACCAGCGGCCATACCGTACGGTGTGTGCGCGGGCAGCAGAGGATTCAACGGTTCTCCGTTTGCCAGTTGAAGCCTTTTCAGCTGTCTTTGAGAAGTACCCCGAGAGCCTGGTGCGGGTGGTGCAG ATCATCATGGTGCGCTTGCAGCGCGTCACCTTCCTGGCACTGCACAATTACCTGGGGCTGACGAATGAGCTTTTCAGCCAC GAGATGCAGCCACTGCGGCTCTTCCCGCAGCCCAGCCATGCCACCCGCACCAGCCCTGTCCGCCATGGCAAGCGGGGGCTCGGCGCTGctgaggagggaagggagagacCAACGGAGCTGA TTGAGCCGCTGAAAGCCGGAGTTCTGGATGCCCCTGCACCACCACTGCTGAGCCGCTGCATCTCCATGCCAGTGGATATCTCTG GCATCCAGAAGGGTCCCCGCTCTGACTTTGACATGGCCTACGAGCGCGGACGCATCTCAGTATCGCTGCAGGAGGACAGCACCAGCCCCCTGGCTGCCTTCTCTCGG TCCATCTCACACGAGCCCAAGGAACGTAAGTCGGTGACGGTGGAGGAGCAGCCATCGGGTATCTACAGGTACAGCTGTGAGGACGAGTCGGCCGCGGTGGACTGTCCCTTCGAGCCCTACCAGGGCCGTCAAACCAGCGCCATCTTCGAGGCTGCCAAGCAGGAGTTGGTCAAACTGATGAAGGTGGAG GACCCTTCTCTGCTCAACAACCGTGTCTTGCTTCATCACGCCAAAGCTGGGACGGTTATTGCCCGTCAAGGGGACCAG GACGTGAGCCTCCACTtcgtgctgtggggctgcctaCATGTCTACCAGAGGATGATTGACAAGGCCGAAGATGTCTGCCTCTTCCTGACACAGCCTGGTGAGATGGTGGGGCAGCTGGCCGTGCTCACTGGAGAGCCCCTCATCTTCACCATCAAGGCCAACCGAGACTGTACCTTCCTCAAGATCTCCAAGTCAGACTTCTACGA GATCATGCGGGAGCAGCCCAGCGTGGTGCTGAGCGTCGCCCACACCGTGGTCACCCGCATGTCACCCTTCGTGCGCCAAATGGACTTCGCCATCGATTGGATGGCGGTGGAAGCCGGCCGGGCGCTCTACAG GCAGGGTGACAAGTCAGACTGCACCTACATCGCGCTCAACGGGCGGCTCCGCTCCGTCATCCAGAAGGGCAGTGGCAAAAAGGAGCTCATTGGGGAGTACGGCCGCGGGGACCTGATTGGCGTG GTGGAAGCACTTACCCGGCAACCCCGTGCCACCACGGTGCACGCGGTCCGGGACACGGAGCTGGCCAAGCTTCCCGAAGGCACCTTGAACAACATCAAGCGTCGGTACCCTCAG GTTGTCACCCGTCTCATCCACCTCCTGAGCCAGAAGATCTTGGGAAACCTCCAGCAGCTCCGCGGCCCCTTCGCAG GCTCTGGTTTGGGCATGGCCTCCAGCTCGGAGCCCACCAACCCCACCAGCAACCTGTCAACGGTGGCGGTGCTGCCAGTGTGTGACGACGTGCCCACGGCTGCCTTCACCTTGGAGCTCAAGCACGCGCTGAATGCCATCG GTCCCACGCTGCTCCTCACCAGTGACATCATCCGCGCCCGACTTGGCTCCTCGGCACTGGACAG CATCCATGAGTACCGCCTGTCGGGCTGGCTGGCCCAGCAAGAAGACATCCATCGCATCGTGCTCTACCAAACCGACTGCACTCTGACGCCGTGGACCGTGCGCTGCATCCGGCAGGCGGACTGCATCCTCATTGTTGGGTTGGGTGACCAGGAGCCAGCGCTCGGAGAG CTGGAGCAGATGCTGGAGAACACGGCGGTGCGTGCACTGAAGCAGTTGGTTCTCCTGCACCGTGAGGATGGTCCCAGCCCATCGCGCACCGTTGAGTGGCTCAACATGCGGAGCTGGTGCTCGGGCCACCTGCACATCAAGTGCCCGCGCCGCGTCTTCTCCCGACGCAGCCCCGCCAAGCTG CGAGAGATGTACGAGAAGGTGTTCGCCAAGAGCGCCGATCGGCACAGCGACTTCTCCCGCTTGGCGCGGGTGCTCACCGGCAACACCATCGCCCTCGTTTTGGGTGGCGGCGGAGCCAG gGGCTGCTCCCACATCGGGGTGATCAAGGCGATGGAGGAGGCGGGGATCCCCATCGACATGGTTGGCGGCACCTCCATCGGATCCTTCATCGGCGCGCTGTACGCTGAGGAGCGCAGCGCCGTGCGCACCAAGCAGCGGGCACGCGAGTGGGCCAAG TGCATGAATTCGGTGTTTGCGACCGTCCTGGACCTCACTTACCCCATCACCTCCATGTTTTCGGGCTCAGCCTTCAACGCCAGCATCAACAAAGTTTTCCAGGACAAGCAGATCGAG GACCTTTGGCTTCCTTACTTCAACGTCACAACAGACATCACGGCCTCAGCCATGCGGGTGCACACGGATG GCTCGCTCTGGCGGTACGTGCGAGCCAGCATGACCCTATCTGGGTACCTGCCACCCCTCTGCGACCCCAAGGACGGCAACTTGCTGATGGACGGGGGTTACATCAACAACCTGCCAG CTGACATCGCCCGCAACATGGGTGCCAAGACGGTGATTGCCATCGACGTGGGCAGCCAGGACGAGACGGACCTGTGCAACTACGGGGACAGCCTGTCGGGCTGGTGGCTGCTCTGGAAGCGCCTCAACCCTTGGGCTGAAAAAGTCAAG GTGCCCGACATGGCAGAGATCCAGTCGCGGTTGGCGTATGTGTCGTGCGTGCGGCAGCTGGAGGTGGTGAAGTCCAGCTCGTACTGTGAGTACATCCGACCCCCGATCGACCGCTTCAAGACGATGGATTTCGGCAAGTTCGATGAGATCTAT GATGTGGGCTACCAGCATGGCAAGGTGGTCTTTGATGGCTGGAGTCGGGGTGACATCATTGAGAAGATGGTGAAGGACCGGCGCTCGGCTGACTTCTATGAGAGCAAACGCATGGAC GTGCTCACGTACCCCAGTGCTGGTTTCACAGACCTGGCAGAGATCATCTCCCGCATTGAGCCCGCCAAGCCCTACCCATCGGATGGATACGCGGATG AGGAGTCTGACTACCTCACCGAGTACGAGGACGAGGGGCCGGAGCTGTCGCGGGGCGAGGAGGAGGCGTTCGCCCCAACCGAGTGGCCTGGAGCCGGCGTGACAGAGGCT GAGGACGAGAAGACCCTGCGGCACCGCCCCAGCCCGGCTCAGCCCTCCTCTGTGCCCCCCATCTGA